The following are from one region of the Acanthopagrus latus isolate v.2019 chromosome 2, fAcaLat1.1, whole genome shotgun sequence genome:
- the LOC119011823 gene encoding odorant receptor 131-2-like, giving the protein MQNLTELSGNVTSNNSLSVIIKVCVVIPFFCVFLCCIAVMLHIFASHRQFMDTSRYILFVCMLINDTLQLLSSVLLFLFFMGRVKLALVYCIPLLIISTATFQNTPLILATMSLERYVAIFYPLQCPIAWRSDRIWIIILSLLLISCIFPIIDHSIKKHDPAVDIRSTPVFCHATLVNSSEIQTLIKAATSILFFTVVAVIILFTYVRILLETRKLRQDTDSVSKAMHTVLLHGFQLLLCMLAFTSPITERVIVLYFNWRPENIAYFNYFCFILIPRFLSPVIYGFRDQSLRGYIRKHFCAVVTK; this is encoded by the coding sequence tcccttttttctgtgtcttcctctgctgcattgCTGTCATGCTGCACATCTTTGCATCTCACAGGCAGTTCATGGACACTTCACGTTACATCCTATTTGTCTGCATGCTGATCAATGACACCCTGCAGCTCTTGTCCTCTGTAttgctcttcctctttttcatggGAAGGGTGAAATTAGCTCTTGTCTACTGCATTCCCTTGCTGATCATATCCACTGCCACTTTCCAAAACACACCGTTAATCCTGGCCACCATGTCACTCGAGCGTTATGTTGCCATCTTTTACCCCTTGCAGTGCCCGATCGCCTGGCGCTCAGACCGCATCTGGATCATTATTCTGTCCCTGTTGCTCATCAGCTGCATCTTCCCTATCATTGACCACTCCATCAAGAAGCATGATCCAGCTGTGGACATCCGCTCCACCCCTGTGTTTTGCCACGCTACACTTGTCAACTCATCTGAAATTCAGACAttgattaaagctgcaacaagTATTCTCTTCTTCACAGTAGTGGCTGTTATCATACTCTTTACATATGTGAGAATCCTGCTGGAAACCAGGAAGCTCAGACAAGACACAGATTCTGTGAGTAAAGCCAtgcacactgtgctgctgcatggcttccagctgctgctgtgcatgtTGGCCTTCACCAGCCCCATCACTGAGCGTGTCATAGTGCTGTATTTCAACTGGAGACCAGAAAATATCGcctattttaattatttctgtttcattctaATTCCACGCTTTCTCAGCCCGGTCATCTATGGCTTCAGAGACCAGAGTCTCAGGGGCtacatcagaaaacatttttgtgctgTTGTAACAAAGTGA
- the LOC119011816 gene encoding odorant receptor 131-2-like has translation MQNLTELSGNVTSNNSLSVIIRVCVVIPFFCVFLCFIAVMLHIFVSHRQFMDTSCYILFAYMLINDTLQLLTSVLLFLFVMGGVKLALVYCIPLLIISTATFQNSPLILATMSLERYVAIFYPLQRPVAWRSDRIWIIILSLLLISCIFPIIDHSIMEHDPAVDILSTPVLCHVKLVNSSQIQTLFKAATSILFFAVVAVIILFTYVRILLETRKLRQDTASVSKAMHTVLLHGFQLLLCMLAFTIPITERVIVLHSNWRPEDISYFNFFCFILIPRFLSPVIYGFRDQSLRGYIRKHFFAALTR, from the coding sequence atgcaaaatctGACTGAACTTTCAGGCAATGTAACATCCAACAACAGCCTGTCTGTGATCATTAGAGTGTGTGTTGTTatcccttttttctgtgtcttcctctgtttcattGCTGTCATGCTGCACATATTTGTGTCTCACAGGCAGTTTATGGACACTTCATGTTACATCCTGTTTGCCTACATGCTGATCAATGACACCCTGCAGCTCTTGACGTCTGTGCTGCTTTTCCTCTTTGTCATGGGAGGGGTGAAATTAGCTCTTGTCTACTGCATTCCCTTGCTGATCATTTCTACTGCTACTTTCCAGAACTCACCGTTAATTCTGGCCACTATGTCACTCGAGCGTTATGTTGCCATCTTTTACCCCCTGCAGCGCCCGGTCGCCTGGCGCTCAGACCGCATCTGGATCATTATTCTGTCCCTGTTGCTCATCAGCTGCATCTTCCCGATCATTGACCACTCCATCATGGAGCATGATCCAGCTGTGGACATCCTCTCCACCCCTGTGCTTTGCCATGTTAAACTTGTCAACTCATCTCAAATTCAGACATTGTTCAAAGCGGCTACAAGTATTCTCTTCTTTGCAGTAGTGGCTGTTATCATCCTCTTTACATATGTGAGAATCCTGCTGGAAACCAGGAAGCTCAGACAAGACACAGCGTCTGTGAGTAAAGCCAtgcacactgtgctgctgcacggcttccagctgctgctgtgcatgtTGGCTTTCACCATCCCCATCACTGAGCGTGTCATAGTGCTGCATTCCAACTGGAGACCAGAAGACATTTcctattttaatttcttctgttTCATTCTAATTCCACGCTTTCTCAGCCCAGTCATCTATGGCTTCAGAGACCAGAGTCTCAGGGGCtacatcagaaaacatttttttgctgcTCTAACAAGGTGA